Proteins encoded by one window of Inmirania thermothiophila:
- the dnaX gene encoding DNA polymerase III subunit gamma/tau encodes MSYLALARKWRPRRFEEVVGQEHVVRALVHALDSGRLHHAYLFTGTRGVGKTTLARILAKALNCEEGVSAAPCGRCTSCREVDAGRFVDLIEVDAASRTKVEDTRELLDNVQYAPSRGRYKVYLVDEVHMLSAHSFNALLKTLEEPPEHVKFLLATTDPQKLPVTVLSRCLQLHLKRLPRERIAAQLGRILREEGIEHEEAALVRLARAAEGSMRDALSLLDQAIVHGAGAVRDADVRAMLGEAEGGRLKAILEALAEGDGARLLAVAREVADEVADCETVLADLVGLLQEVALAQVVPESAEGALHDPETVRELAARFSPEAVQLHYQIALTARADLALAPDPRTAFEMTLVRMLVFRPEGLATRVPPGGTADQGGPRPPRVEPVGAQAPSAKPAAPLQVAAGAGGGGDWGALVEASGVRGMARELALNCVLEARDDRRIRLRLDPARAQLRSATVEGRLRAALARHLGREDLRLEIVVAEPEAETPAQRRVREARERQAAAEAAIREDPVVQGLQAVLDARIEHGSVRPRDGGTDARGGE; translated from the coding sequence ATGAGCTATCTCGCACTGGCCCGCAAGTGGCGCCCCCGCCGGTTCGAGGAGGTGGTGGGGCAGGAGCACGTGGTGCGCGCCCTCGTGCACGCGCTGGACAGCGGCCGGCTCCATCACGCCTACCTCTTCACGGGCACCCGCGGCGTGGGGAAGACGACGCTGGCGCGGATCCTCGCCAAGGCCCTCAACTGCGAGGAGGGGGTGAGCGCCGCGCCGTGCGGGCGCTGCACGAGCTGCCGCGAGGTGGACGCGGGCCGCTTCGTGGATCTGATCGAGGTGGATGCCGCCTCGCGCACCAAGGTCGAGGACACGCGGGAGCTCCTGGACAACGTCCAGTACGCGCCGAGCCGCGGCCGCTACAAGGTGTACCTCGTGGACGAGGTGCACATGCTCTCGGCCCACAGCTTCAACGCGCTGCTCAAGACCCTCGAGGAGCCGCCGGAGCACGTCAAGTTCCTGCTCGCCACCACCGACCCGCAGAAGCTGCCGGTGACCGTGCTCTCGCGCTGCCTGCAGCTGCACCTGAAGCGGCTGCCGCGCGAGCGCATCGCGGCGCAGCTCGGGCGCATCCTGCGCGAGGAGGGGATCGAGCACGAGGAGGCGGCGCTGGTGCGCCTGGCGCGGGCGGCGGAGGGGAGCATGCGCGATGCGCTGAGCCTGCTCGACCAGGCCATCGTCCACGGCGCCGGCGCGGTGCGCGACGCCGACGTGCGGGCCATGCTCGGCGAGGCCGAGGGGGGACGCCTGAAAGCGATCCTCGAGGCCCTGGCCGAGGGCGACGGGGCGCGGCTGCTGGCGGTGGCGCGGGAGGTGGCCGACGAGGTCGCCGACTGCGAGACCGTGCTCGCGGACCTCGTGGGGCTGCTGCAGGAGGTGGCGCTGGCGCAGGTGGTCCCGGAGAGCGCCGAGGGCGCCCTCCACGACCCGGAGACGGTGCGCGAGCTGGCGGCGCGGTTTAGCCCCGAGGCGGTGCAGCTCCACTACCAGATCGCGCTCACGGCCCGCGCCGACCTCGCCCTGGCCCCGGATCCGCGCACCGCCTTCGAGATGACGCTGGTGCGGATGCTGGTCTTCCGCCCCGAGGGGCTGGCCACGCGCGTCCCCCCGGGCGGGACGGCGGACCAGGGCGGGCCGCGCCCGCCCCGGGTCGAGCCCGTCGGTGCGCAGGCCCCTTCGGCGAAGCCGGCCGCACCGCTGCAGGTCGCGGCGGGCGCGGGCGGCGGCGGGGACTGGGGGGCGCTGGTGGAGGCCTCGGGGGTGCGCGGCATGGCGCGGGAGCTGGCCCTCAACTGCGTCCTCGAGGCGCGCGACGACAGGCGCATCCGGCTGCGCCTCGACCCGGCGCGGGCGCAGCTTCGCAGCGCCACCGTGGAGGGGCGGCTGCGGGCGGCGCTGGCGCGGCATCTCGGGCGCGAGGATCTGCGCCTCGAGATCGTGGTCGCCGAGCCCGAGGCGGAGACCCCGGCGCAGCGGCGTGTGCGCGAGGCGCGCGAGCGCCAGGCGGCGGCCGAGGCCGCGATCCGGGAGGACCCCGTGGTGCAGGGGCTGCAGGCCGTGCTCGATGCGCGCATCGAGCACGGCAGCGTGCGTCCGCGGGACGGTGGGACGGATGCCAGAGGAGGCGAGTGA
- the orn gene encoding oligoribonuclease, protein MSEASEAPGADRLIWIDLEMTGLDPARDTILEIATVVTDARLEVVAEGPVLAIHQPDEVLAAMDEWNRRHHGASGLIARVRASTVTLAEAEERTLAFLRRHVPEGASPMCGNSICQDRRFLARLMPRLEAYFHYRNLDVSTLKELARRWAPEVAAAFRKDPAHLALSDIHDSIRELRHYRDHLLRLPS, encoded by the coding sequence ATGAGCGAAGCAAGCGAGGCGCCCGGCGCCGACCGTCTCATCTGGATCGACCTCGAGATGACGGGCCTCGACCCGGCGCGCGACACCATACTCGAGATCGCCACCGTGGTCACGGATGCGCGGCTCGAGGTGGTGGCGGAAGGGCCGGTGCTGGCCATCCACCAGCCCGACGAGGTGCTCGCCGCGATGGACGAGTGGAACCGCCGCCATCACGGCGCCTCGGGCCTCATCGCGCGCGTCCGCGCGAGCACCGTGACCCTGGCCGAGGCGGAGGAGCGCACCCTCGCCTTCCTCCGCCGGCACGTCCCCGAGGGCGCCTCGCCCATGTGCGGCAACAGCATCTGCCAGGACCGCCGCTTCCTCGCCCGCCTCATGCCCCGCCTCGAGGCCTATTTCCACTACCGCAACCTCGACGTCAGCACCCTCAAGGAGCTGGCGCGCCGGTGGGCGCCGGAGGTGGCGGCGGCCTTCCGCAAGGACCCGGCCCACCTCGCCCTCTCCGACATCCACGACTCCATCCGCGAGCTGCGGCACTACCGCGATCATCTCCTGCGGCTTCCCTCCTGA
- a CDS encoding histidine triad nucleotide-binding protein, with protein MSEECLFCKMVAGEIRPDVVYDDEHVLAFRDINPQAPVHVLVVPRRHVATLNDLEEADAALAGRLFLAARRVAEQEGVAEDGYRTVVNCNKAGGQLVFHLHMHVLGGRQMGWPPG; from the coding sequence ATGAGCGAAGAGTGCCTCTTCTGCAAGATGGTGGCCGGCGAGATCCGGCCCGACGTGGTCTACGACGACGAGCACGTGCTGGCCTTCCGCGACATCAACCCCCAGGCGCCGGTGCACGTGCTGGTGGTGCCCAGGCGGCACGTGGCCACCCTCAACGACCTCGAGGAGGCGGACGCGGCGCTTGCGGGGCGGCTGTTCCTCGCCGCGCGCCGGGTGGCCGAGCAGGAGGGTGTCGCCGAGGACGGCTACCGCACCGTGGTCAACTGCAACAAGGCCGGCGGCCAGCTCGTCTTCCACCTGCACATGCACGTGCTCGGCGGCCGCCAGATGGGCTGGCCCCCCGGCTGA
- a CDS encoding citryl-CoA lyase — translation MELPRDVIRSRIWEEEPEADNEFAARACYCRGFDVYGELLTKAGFIEYLFLLFAGDPPTAAQARLLDRLALALANPGPREPSVNAAMAAGAGGSSAASALMAALAVGAGGLGGGREVWWAVRGWHACGTDLEAWVCWLREPPVEPRADVWPAPEHPVGFDPNGASCAEPVRRTLDALAATGAGERLAWLRAQRPVLEAAVGCPLAMSGVAAAAYADLGLSPEQAEMLHLLLRLPGAAVHALEQQGLGWRRYPFFAEGLELLDDPGGAGEGAP, via the coding sequence GTGGAGCTTCCGCGCGATGTGATCCGCAGCCGCATCTGGGAGGAGGAGCCCGAGGCCGACAACGAGTTCGCGGCGCGTGCCTGCTACTGTCGCGGCTTCGACGTCTACGGTGAGCTCCTTACCAAGGCCGGCTTCATCGAGTATCTCTTTCTCCTCTTCGCGGGGGATCCCCCCACGGCGGCGCAGGCGCGCCTGCTGGATCGGCTGGCCCTGGCCCTCGCCAACCCCGGCCCGCGCGAGCCCAGCGTCAACGCCGCCATGGCCGCGGGGGCCGGCGGATCGAGCGCCGCCTCGGCCCTGATGGCCGCGCTCGCCGTGGGCGCGGGGGGGCTCGGCGGCGGCCGCGAGGTCTGGTGGGCGGTGCGGGGCTGGCACGCCTGCGGCACCGATCTCGAGGCCTGGGTGTGCTGGCTGCGTGAGCCGCCGGTGGAGCCGCGGGCCGACGTCTGGCCGGCGCCGGAGCATCCTGTGGGGTTCGACCCCAACGGCGCCTCCTGTGCGGAGCCGGTGCGGCGTACCCTGGATGCGCTCGCCGCCACCGGGGCGGGGGAGCGGCTGGCGTGGCTTCGTGCGCAGCGGCCGGTGCTGGAGGCGGCCGTGGGCTGTCCCCTGGCCATGAGCGGCGTTGCCGCCGCCGCCTACGCCGATCTCGGGCTGTCGCCGGAGCAGGCGGAGATGCTGCACCTGCTCCTACGCCTGCCCGGGGCGGCGGTGCACGCCCTCGAGCAGCAGGGGCTCGGGTGGCGGCGCTACCCCTTCTTCGCCGAGGGGCTCGAGCTTTTGGACGACCCGGGCGGGGCAGGGGAGGGTGCACCGTGA
- a CDS encoding M48 family metallopeptidase translates to MNPAAAAFSALVAAVTAVELALAARQVRFLARRRAQGPRAADYGAARARLGAVAAVQEAVLALAWTVGGGLDALDRAGRAAGLEGLALGLAVVGAFALLSALLHLPLAAYRTFVVEERFGFNRTTPRLFLADLGRMAALAVVLGGPAAAAALWLVAAAPRTWWLWVWLLWMALNLLLAWIFPVLIAPLFFRHRPLADPTLSEHIRDLLRRCGLRAREVLVADGSRRSAHGNAYFAGLGAARRVVLFDTLLARLGPEEVLAVVAHELGHDRLGHIRRRLALAAAVSLAGLALLGWLASQPWLQSGLGPARPAPHGTLLLIVVAGPWLAAPLTPLVHAVSRRHEREADAYAAAVVGRVPLRRALLTLYEDSAAAQPDPLYSAWHDSHPPPAERLGWLGATLPQDGAAPRAQAPREEARR, encoded by the coding sequence GTGAACCCGGCGGCGGCGGCGTTCTCGGCCCTGGTGGCCGCGGTGACGGCGGTGGAGCTCGCCCTCGCCGCGCGCCAGGTCCGTTTTCTCGCACGCCGGCGCGCCCAGGGCCCGCGGGCCGCGGACTACGGCGCGGCGCGGGCCCGTCTCGGCGCCGTCGCCGCGGTGCAGGAGGCGGTGCTGGCGCTCGCCTGGACCGTGGGCGGCGGCCTCGACGCCCTCGACCGCGCAGGCCGGGCGGCGGGGCTCGAGGGCCTCGCCCTGGGCCTCGCCGTGGTCGGCGCCTTCGCGCTGCTGTCGGCGCTGCTGCACCTGCCCCTCGCCGCGTACCGGACCTTCGTGGTGGAGGAGCGCTTCGGCTTCAACCGCACCACGCCGCGCCTCTTCCTCGCCGACCTCGGGCGCATGGCCGCCCTCGCGGTCGTCCTCGGCGGCCCTGCGGCGGCGGCGGCGCTGTGGCTCGTGGCCGCGGCCCCGCGCACGTGGTGGCTCTGGGTGTGGCTGCTCTGGATGGCCCTCAACCTGCTCCTGGCCTGGATCTTCCCGGTCCTCATCGCGCCGCTCTTCTTCCGCCACCGGCCGCTCGCGGACCCGACCCTGTCCGAGCACATCCGGGACCTGCTGCGCCGCTGCGGGCTGCGGGCGCGCGAGGTGCTGGTGGCCGACGGCTCGCGCCGCAGCGCCCACGGCAACGCCTACTTCGCCGGCCTCGGCGCGGCCCGCCGCGTCGTCCTCTTCGACACCCTGCTCGCCCGCCTGGGCCCGGAGGAGGTGCTCGCCGTCGTCGCCCACGAGCTCGGCCACGACCGCCTCGGGCACATCCGCCGCCGCCTCGCGCTCGCCGCCGCCGTCTCGCTCGCGGGCCTCGCCCTGCTCGGCTGGCTCGCCTCGCAGCCGTGGCTCCAGAGCGGGCTCGGACCCGCCCGGCCCGCCCCCCACGGGACCCTGCTCCTGATCGTCGTCGCCGGTCCCTGGCTCGCCGCCCCGCTCACCCCGCTCGTCCACGCCGTCAGCCGCCGCCACGAACGCGAGGCCGACGCCTACGCCGCAGCCGTCGTCGGGCGCGTGCCGCTGCGCAGGGCGCTGCTCACCCTCTACGAGGACAGCGCGGCGGCGCAGCCGGACCCGCTCTACTCGGCCTGGCACGACAGCCATCCGCCCCCGGCCGAGCGCCTGGGCTGGCTCGGGGCTACACTGCCGCAGGACGGGGCGGCGCCACGGGCGCAGGCGCCCCGCGAGGAGGCAAGGCGATGA
- a CDS encoding 4a-hydroxytetrahydrobiopterin dehydratase produces MSDDLAKRRCRPCEGGTPPLEPAQARHLLGRLAEGWALTDDGRAIRRTFRFANFHETMAFVNAVAWVAHREDHHPELAVGWGRCTVTWSTHAVGGLSENDFICAAKVDRLVEEA; encoded by the coding sequence ATGAGCGACGATCTGGCGAAGAGACGCTGCCGGCCGTGCGAGGGCGGGACGCCGCCGCTGGAGCCGGCGCAGGCGCGGCACCTGCTCGGGCGGCTGGCCGAGGGCTGGGCCCTCACCGACGACGGCCGTGCCATCCGGCGCACCTTCCGCTTCGCGAACTTCCACGAGACCATGGCCTTCGTCAACGCCGTGGCCTGGGTCGCCCACCGCGAGGACCACCACCCGGAGCTCGCGGTGGGCTGGGGACGGTGCACCGTGACCTGGAGCACCCACGCCGTCGGGGGGCTGTCCGAGAACGACTTCATCTGCGCCGCCAAGGTGGACCGGCTGGTGGAGGAGGCGTGA
- a CDS encoding YbaB/EbfC family nucleoid-associated protein: MRGGLGNLMKQAQKMQEAMQKAQEEIAALEVTGEAGGGLVRVTMSGRHEVRRVAIDRGLLADDDPEMVEDLVAAAFNDAARRLEEAIQAKFSGLTAGMGLPAGLKLPF; this comes from the coding sequence ATGCGTGGAGGCTTGGGCAATCTGATGAAGCAGGCCCAGAAGATGCAGGAGGCCATGCAGAAGGCGCAGGAGGAGATCGCCGCGCTGGAGGTCACGGGCGAGGCCGGCGGCGGCCTGGTGCGCGTGACCATGAGCGGGCGGCACGAGGTGCGCCGCGTGGCCATCGACCGCGGCCTGCTCGCCGACGACGATCCCGAGATGGTGGAGGATCTGGTGGCGGCGGCGTTCAACGACGCCGCGCGCCGGCTCGAGGAGGCGATCCAGGCGAAGTTCTCGGGCCTCACCGCGGGCATGGGGCTGCCCGCGGGCCTGAAGCTGCCATTCTGA
- a CDS encoding thiamine pyrophosphate-binding protein, with translation MAAVDPSVADVQAQSRIEAADLIVAYLEQLGVEYVFGVPGGAIEPLYNALARSARRGGPRPIVARHETGAAFMADGYTRITGRLGVCCSTTGPGATNLITGVSSAYDNNIPMLVITAQTALNTFGKGAIQESSCTGVNTVGMFQYCTRYNTLVSHPEQLERKLASAVLSAFQSPAGPAHLSIPLDILRGPAPVSSPSFDLAALLRRPSLMDEDAVERLCQALTEARRPVIVIGDGCSEAIGTLLEVALLLEAQVLTTPHGKGLVSPYHPLFRGVIGFAGHRSAERVLEDPGVDLVVAVGTGLGEFESNAWDERGLLNRRLVHVESTEGHLTRSPMARLHVRGRILSIFERVKDHLLERGYATREDLLEGARRSVWGAPASGEAPRRHFELDDEDKCRDEGAPIKPQRLMTELTRLFPPSTRYFADTGSSLAWTIHYLHPYDRRVAGRRDAHGGLYRTCVNFASMGWAIGASVGAAVGARGTPVVCIVGDGAMLMSGQEITVALQERVPVVFVVLNDGALGMVKHGQRLGGAERIGTELPETDFAAMARAMGVPGHVIRSPQDLEALDVAAICARPGPTLLDVRIDPEEIPPMGKRVRVLQGKA, from the coding sequence ATGGCTGCCGTGGATCCGTCCGTCGCCGATGTGCAGGCACAATCCCGCATCGAGGCCGCCGATCTGATCGTCGCCTACCTCGAGCAGCTCGGGGTGGAGTACGTCTTCGGTGTCCCCGGTGGGGCCATCGAACCGCTCTACAACGCGCTCGCGCGCAGCGCAAGACGTGGCGGGCCGCGGCCCATCGTCGCCCGCCACGAGACCGGGGCCGCCTTCATGGCCGACGGCTACACCCGGATCACGGGGCGGCTGGGGGTGTGCTGCTCCACCACGGGTCCCGGTGCCACCAACCTGATCACCGGGGTCTCGTCCGCCTACGACAACAACATCCCGATGCTGGTGATCACGGCCCAGACCGCCCTCAACACCTTCGGCAAGGGGGCGATCCAGGAATCGTCGTGCACCGGCGTCAACACGGTCGGGATGTTCCAGTACTGCACGCGGTACAACACCCTCGTCTCGCACCCGGAGCAGCTGGAGCGCAAGCTCGCCTCGGCGGTGTTGTCCGCCTTCCAGTCGCCGGCGGGGCCGGCGCATCTGAGCATTCCGCTGGACATCCTGCGCGGCCCCGCGCCGGTTTCGTCGCCGAGCTTCGATCTCGCCGCGCTGCTGAGGCGGCCGTCGCTGATGGACGAGGACGCCGTGGAGCGGCTCTGCCAGGCGCTGACGGAGGCGCGCCGGCCGGTGATCGTCATCGGTGACGGATGCAGCGAGGCCATCGGCACCCTCCTCGAGGTGGCGCTGCTGCTCGAGGCGCAGGTCCTCACTACGCCGCACGGCAAGGGTCTGGTGAGTCCGTACCACCCGCTCTTCCGCGGGGTCATCGGGTTTGCCGGTCATCGCAGCGCCGAGCGGGTGCTGGAGGATCCGGGCGTGGATCTGGTGGTTGCCGTCGGGACCGGGCTCGGGGAGTTCGAGAGCAATGCCTGGGACGAGCGGGGACTGCTCAACCGCAGACTGGTCCACGTGGAGAGCACGGAGGGGCATCTCACCCGTTCCCCCATGGCCCGGCTCCACGTCCGCGGGCGCATCCTCTCCATCTTCGAGCGGGTCAAGGATCATCTGCTGGAGCGGGGCTACGCCACGCGCGAGGACCTGCTGGAGGGGGCCCGGCGGAGTGTCTGGGGGGCGCCGGCGAGCGGGGAGGCGCCCCGGCGGCACTTCGAGCTCGACGACGAGGACAAGTGCCGGGACGAGGGCGCGCCCATCAAGCCGCAGCGGCTGATGACGGAGCTCACCCGCCTGTTTCCGCCCAGCACGCGCTACTTCGCCGACACCGGCAGCAGCCTGGCCTGGACGATCCACTACCTGCACCCCTACGACCGGCGGGTGGCCGGGCGCCGGGACGCCCACGGGGGGCTCTACCGGACCTGCGTCAACTTCGCCTCCATGGGCTGGGCCATCGGCGCCTCGGTGGGGGCAGCCGTGGGGGCCAGGGGCACCCCGGTGGTCTGCATCGTCGGCGACGGCGCCATGCTCATGAGCGGTCAGGAGATCACGGTGGCCCTCCAGGAGCGGGTGCCGGTGGTCTTCGTGGTGCTCAACGACGGCGCCCTCGGCATGGTCAAGCACGGCCAGCGGCTCGGGGGCGCCGAGCGCATCGGCACCGAGCTGCCCGAGACCGACTTCGCCGCCATGGCGCGGGCCATGGGCGTGCCCGGGCATGTGATCCGCTCGCCGCAGGACCTCGAGGCGCTGGACGTGGCGGCCATCTGCGCCCGTCCCGGGCCTACGCTGCTGGACGTGCGCATCGATCCCGAGGAGATCCCGCCCATGGGCAAGCGGGTGCGCGTCCTGCAGGGTAAGGCCTGA
- the recR gene encoding recombination mediator RecR — translation MAAASPLIEALMEALRVLPGVGPRSARRMAYHLLERDREGGRRLAQVLREAMERVGRCEACRTLTEEPRCRLCAGSGRDRSVLCVVETPADVEAIEAAGVYRGLYFVLMGRLSPLDGIGPRELGLDRLEARLRGGEVREVILATNPTVEGEATAHYIAEMARAAGVRATRIACGVPLGGDLEYLDAGTLSHALAGRREVADEE, via the coding sequence ATGGCCGCCGCCTCGCCCCTCATCGAGGCGCTGATGGAGGCCCTGCGGGTGCTGCCCGGGGTCGGGCCCCGCTCGGCGCGGCGCATGGCCTATCATCTGCTGGAGCGCGATCGCGAGGGCGGGCGGAGGCTAGCGCAGGTCCTGCGCGAGGCGATGGAGCGGGTGGGGCGGTGCGAGGCGTGCCGGACCCTCACCGAGGAGCCCCGCTGCCGGCTCTGCGCCGGGAGCGGGCGCGACCGCAGCGTGCTCTGCGTGGTGGAGACGCCGGCGGACGTGGAGGCCATCGAGGCCGCAGGGGTCTACCGCGGGCTCTACTTCGTCCTCATGGGGCGGCTCTCGCCCCTGGACGGGATCGGCCCGCGCGAGCTCGGTCTGGACCGGCTCGAGGCGAGGCTGCGGGGCGGGGAGGTGCGCGAGGTGATCCTGGCCACCAACCCCACGGTGGAGGGCGAGGCCACGGCGCACTACATCGCCGAGATGGCGCGCGCGGCCGGCGTGCGGGCGACGCGCATCGCCTGCGGGGTCCCCCTCGGCGGGGATCTGGAGTACCTGGATGCGGGGACGCTGTCGCACGCCCTCGCGGGGCGGCGCGAGGTGGCCGACGAGGAGTGA
- the rsgA gene encoding ribosome small subunit-dependent GTPase A, producing the protein MRRAHPPPRRRQAGPGAGEERGGLVLANYGRFLAVEGGDGTVVRCVARARLRDVVCGDRVGWVPDGSGQGVVVSVAPRHGVLLRPDRRGRPRPVAANLDRVVVVVAPQPPFDRHLLDRYLAAAELCGIGAAVLVNKADLLDEAARADWRARLAPYADMGYAVAFASTCTASGIDALAALLAGRTSILVGQSGVGKSSLVKALLPDLPIRIGRLSEATGLGRHTTTATTLYHLPRGGDLIDSPGVRAFALWTTEPREVARGFVDIARLAPACRFADCRHLGEPGCAVEAAAARGALDPERLASYRRIVAG; encoded by the coding sequence TTGAGGCGGGCGCACCCGCCGCCGCGCCGGCGCCAGGCGGGACCGGGCGCGGGGGAGGAGCGCGGCGGCCTGGTGCTCGCCAACTACGGCCGCTTCCTCGCCGTGGAGGGGGGGGACGGGACGGTGGTGCGCTGCGTCGCCCGCGCCCGTCTGCGCGACGTCGTCTGCGGCGACCGCGTCGGCTGGGTCCCGGACGGCTCGGGCCAGGGCGTGGTGGTCTCGGTGGCGCCGCGCCACGGCGTGCTGCTGCGCCCGGACCGGCGCGGCAGGCCCCGCCCCGTCGCCGCCAACCTCGACCGCGTGGTGGTGGTGGTGGCGCCGCAGCCGCCCTTCGACCGCCACCTCCTGGACCGCTACCTGGCGGCGGCGGAGCTGTGCGGCATCGGCGCCGCCGTCCTCGTCAACAAGGCGGACCTCCTGGACGAGGCGGCGCGCGCCGACTGGCGGGCGCGGCTCGCCCCCTACGCCGACATGGGCTACGCGGTGGCGTTCGCCAGCACGTGCACCGCCTCCGGGATCGACGCCCTGGCGGCGCTGCTGGCCGGGCGGACCAGCATCCTCGTGGGCCAGTCCGGGGTGGGCAAGTCGTCGCTGGTCAAGGCGCTGCTCCCGGACCTTCCGATCCGCATCGGGCGCCTGTCCGAGGCCACCGGGCTCGGCCGCCACACCACCACCGCCACCACCCTCTACCACCTGCCGCGCGGCGGCGACCTCATCGACTCGCCCGGGGTGCGGGCCTTCGCCCTGTGGACCACGGAGCCGCGGGAGGTGGCGCGGGGCTTCGTGGACATCGCGCGCCTCGCCCCGGCGTGCCGCTTCGCCGACTGCCGCCACCTCGGCGAGCCCGGCTGCGCGGTGGAAGCGGCGGCCGCGCGCGGCGCCCTCGACCCGGAGCGGCTCGCGAGCTACCGCCGCATCGTCGCCGGGTGA
- a CDS encoding citrate/2-methylcitrate synthase, with protein MRARTPYGPGRLRRTEGRYRTRMGKCFPGERVVFRGLDLHRDLARADWVDLWLYGAQGRRYTRAQIELIHAMWVYTSYPDPRIWNNRVCALAGTARSTAALAVGAAIAVSEATIYGRRADLRAADFLRRARARREAGESIEAIVTEELRRFRGVPGFGRPIVRGDERIPHLLARARELGLDGGPHLALAREVEAFLQAGRWRFQMNFAGLTAALCADMGMSPRDYYVGALLVFAAGMPPCYLEALEHEENGFFPLPVTSLAYEGPARRRWPGTTESAPPADPEETKGR; from the coding sequence GTGAGGGCGCGCACGCCGTACGGCCCCGGGAGGCTGCGCCGCACCGAGGGCCGCTACCGCACCCGCATGGGCAAGTGCTTTCCCGGCGAGCGGGTGGTCTTCCGCGGGCTCGACCTGCACCGCGACCTCGCCCGCGCCGATTGGGTGGATCTCTGGCTCTACGGGGCGCAGGGGCGGCGCTACACGCGGGCGCAGATCGAGCTCATCCACGCCATGTGGGTCTACACCAGCTACCCAGACCCGCGCATCTGGAACAACCGCGTCTGCGCCCTCGCGGGCACCGCGCGGAGCACCGCCGCCCTTGCCGTCGGCGCCGCGATCGCGGTCTCCGAGGCCACCATCTACGGTCGCCGGGCGGATCTGCGCGCCGCCGACTTCCTGCGCCGCGCCCGCGCGCGGCGCGAGGCGGGCGAATCCATCGAGGCCATCGTCACCGAGGAGCTCCGCCGCTTCCGCGGCGTCCCCGGCTTCGGGCGGCCCATCGTGCGGGGTGATGAGCGCATCCCCCATCTGCTGGCGCGGGCGCGGGAGCTGGGGCTGGACGGCGGTCCCCATCTCGCCCTCGCCCGCGAGGTGGAGGCCTTCCTGCAGGCAGGGCGGTGGCGCTTCCAGATGAACTTCGCCGGGCTGACCGCCGCCCTATGCGCCGACATGGGCATGAGTCCGCGGGACTACTACGTCGGTGCCCTGCTGGTGTTCGCCGCCGGCATGCCGCCCTGCTACCTGGAGGCGCTCGAGCACGAGGAGAACGGCTTCTTCCCGCTCCCGGTGACGAGTCTTGCATACGAAGGACCCGCGCGCCGGCGCTGGCCCGGGACTACGGAATCGGCGCCGCCTGCCGATCCAGAGGAGACGAAGGGTCGGTGA